The following coding sequences are from one Kushneria phosphatilytica window:
- a CDS encoding response regulator has product MRVLIVEDDPMVMKLNIDYLARLDGMQLVGRCSDVTTARVVLERETVDVVLLDIYLGHRSGLEIVNWLRARQADTEIVLITAASEPDTVREARRLGVTDYLVKPFEFRRFREALETCRQRRRALEELSGEVDQRSLDALFRAEGAGASGRSGGLPKGLTLHTLRQVVAAILSLECDEFSTETLAESAGMSRVSIRKYLKYLAGRSLLSESFAYGQVGRPSFAYHRLDPEALRQLLDERSPFER; this is encoded by the coding sequence ATGCGGGTACTGATTGTCGAAGATGACCCCATGGTCATGAAACTGAATATCGACTATCTGGCGCGGCTGGATGGCATGCAGCTGGTCGGACGCTGCAGCGATGTGACCACGGCGCGCGTGGTGCTCGAACGCGAGACGGTTGATGTGGTGCTGCTGGATATCTATCTCGGTCATCGCAGCGGCCTGGAAATCGTCAACTGGCTCCGTGCACGCCAGGCCGATACCGAGATTGTACTGATCACGGCGGCCTCGGAGCCCGATACCGTGCGCGAGGCGCGCCGGCTGGGCGTGACCGATTATCTGGTCAAACCCTTCGAGTTCCGACGTTTTCGCGAGGCACTGGAGACCTGTCGTCAGCGTCGTCGTGCGCTGGAGGAACTGTCTGGCGAGGTCGATCAGCGCTCGCTGGATGCGCTGTTTCGTGCCGAGGGGGCGGGCGCTTCCGGACGCAGTGGTGGTCTGCCCAAGGGTTTGACCCTGCACACCCTGCGCCAGGTGGTGGCGGCCATCCTGAGTCTCGAGTGTGATGAGTTTTCCACCGAAACACTGGCCGAGTCTGCCGGCATGTCCCGGGTATCAATCCGCAAGTACCTCAAGTATCTCGCCGGGCGCAGTCTGCTCAGCGAATCCTTCGCCTACGGCCAGGTTGGCCGCCCTTCCTTTGCC